One window of Pseudomonas putida genomic DNA carries:
- a CDS encoding toprim domain-containing protein, whose product MSVTNGPYKRDANGVAYEVDFEYVRDNVPLDWFFEHMLGAKARPSAGAIRYNICPNPACGASSLHSVKISVKNGGWLCYSCGEQGDVVAAAAFYWEKSHREAGLDLMGADVELLKHYVPPKPMDAIQRDDSALALVLQRVAEARNYPSNDALKYFAGRGISEGVAREACNRGILITIPNNPMEAKGFLTEVAGQELMVKAGLWNPEKKAPACAFRPLWFRSQSHCAAEFRLMREPKEGEKKAMRYGGKSPWIWEGSESEFMIVEGPIDMLSAVEMGSKRTIFALPGCENWEPEWFNMMAKKNVLQALDPDKPGFKAAENLKPVLEALEANLGTFNPPNRVGDLNEQLKHMRGLLN is encoded by the coding sequence ATGTCAGTAACTAATGGACCATACAAGCGCGATGCTAATGGAGTCGCCTATGAAGTCGACTTTGAGTATGTGCGAGATAACGTCCCGCTCGACTGGTTCTTCGAGCACATGCTCGGTGCGAAAGCGAGACCATCAGCAGGTGCAATTCGGTACAACATCTGTCCAAATCCAGCGTGCGGAGCTTCTTCCCTTCACTCGGTGAAAATCAGCGTGAAAAACGGCGGGTGGCTCTGCTACTCATGCGGTGAGCAAGGTGATGTGGTCGCTGCGGCGGCGTTCTACTGGGAAAAATCTCATCGGGAGGCTGGTCTGGATCTGATGGGCGCCGATGTGGAGCTGCTGAAGCATTATGTTCCGCCTAAGCCCATGGACGCGATCCAACGCGATGACAGTGCTCTTGCGCTGGTATTGCAACGGGTCGCCGAAGCTCGCAATTATCCGTCGAATGACGCCCTGAAGTACTTTGCTGGCCGGGGTATATCCGAGGGTGTAGCACGAGAGGCCTGCAATCGAGGCATCCTGATCACCATCCCGAACAACCCAATGGAAGCCAAGGGCTTCTTGACTGAGGTCGCAGGGCAGGAACTGATGGTGAAAGCTGGCCTGTGGAACCCCGAAAAGAAGGCGCCAGCCTGTGCATTTCGGCCACTGTGGTTTCGGTCGCAATCGCACTGTGCTGCAGAGTTCAGGCTTATGCGTGAACCCAAAGAAGGGGAGAAGAAGGCCATGCGTTACGGCGGAAAATCTCCTTGGATTTGGGAAGGCTCTGAGAGTGAGTTCATGATCGTCGAAGGCCCGATCGACATGTTATCTGCCGTCGAAATGGGCTCTAAAAGGACGATCTTTGCGCTACCTGGTTGCGAGAATTGGGAGCCTGAATGGTTCAACATGATGGCCAAGAAGAACGTACTTCAGGCGCTCGATCCTGATAAGCCGGGCTTCAAGGCTGCAGAGAACCTCAAGCCAGTACTAGAGGCTCTTGAAGCCAACCTTGGTACCTTCAATCCACCCAACCGGGTCGGCGACTTAAACGAGCAGCTCAAGCACATGCGCGGGCTCTTAAACTAA
- a CDS encoding DUF882 domain-containing protein, whose protein sequence is MDRRTFLHYALGLAASSAPLLSSASTFWDQPRRLWLKREVKPGQWEEVDKVYYSKGRLDWSGYDPVCRLMRDVHTGKAVQMSPVLLDIVAGIQGWFKIHGITKPIIVLSGYREESTNKKVGGKKHSAHLRGGACDLTVPGVPVDYLRRLALYLEGGGVGVYPGRNFIHVDDGNLRVWRG, encoded by the coding sequence TTGGACCGTCGAACATTCCTGCACTATGCCCTCGGCTTGGCTGCTTCATCAGCGCCGCTGCTCTCAAGCGCAAGCACCTTCTGGGATCAGCCGAGACGTCTCTGGTTGAAGCGTGAGGTCAAACCCGGGCAATGGGAGGAGGTCGACAAGGTTTATTACAGCAAAGGTCGACTCGATTGGTCCGGCTACGACCCCGTGTGCCGACTGATGCGCGATGTTCACACGGGCAAGGCTGTGCAGATGAGTCCTGTGCTCCTAGACATCGTCGCAGGAATTCAAGGTTGGTTCAAAATTCACGGGATAACGAAGCCCATCATTGTGCTTTCAGGGTATCGCGAAGAGTCGACCAACAAGAAGGTGGGCGGCAAAAAGCACTCTGCGCACCTAAGAGGTGGCGCCTGCGACCTCACAGTGCCAGGCGTGCCAGTAGACTACCTTCGACGACTAGCCCTATACCTTGAGGGCGGCGGCGTGGGCGTGTATCCAGGCCGAAATTTCATTCACGTGGACGACGGAAATTTGAGGGTCTGGCGGGGGTAG